From Paraflavitalea devenefica, the proteins below share one genomic window:
- a CDS encoding cytidine deaminase, which translates to MKQNEYKFSYEVYDAIDELNEDDRYLLNKAREATQNAWAPYSRFRVGAVARLKSGTLVMGANQENASYPAGICAERVLLSSAGASYPGDPIETMAVSYEGDGVVSDHPISPCGICRQTLQEFEQRTHHPVRLILAGKTGKVYIIPSAGMLLPLAFTGDELV; encoded by the coding sequence ATGAAACAGAACGAATATAAATTCTCTTACGAGGTATATGATGCTATCGATGAGCTTAATGAGGATGACCGTTATTTGTTGAATAAAGCGCGGGAGGCAACACAAAATGCCTGGGCGCCTTATTCCCGTTTCAGGGTAGGTGCAGTAGCTCGCTTAAAAAGTGGCACCCTGGTAATGGGGGCCAACCAGGAGAATGCCTCTTATCCCGCAGGCATCTGTGCCGAAAGGGTATTGCTGTCTTCAGCCGGGGCCAGCTATCCCGGCGATCCTATTGAAACCATGGCTGTCAGTTATGAAGGTGATGGCGTGGTAAGTGATCATCCTATCAGTCCCTGCGGCATCTGCCGGCAAACCTTGCAGGAGTTTGAACAACGTACACATCATCCGGTGCGCCTGATCCTGGCAGGCAAAACCGGCAAAGTATATATTATTCCTTCAGCCGGTATGTTATTGCCGCTGGCTTTTACCGGCGACGAATTAGTTTAA